From Sander lucioperca isolate FBNREF2018 chromosome 14, SLUC_FBN_1.2, whole genome shotgun sequence, the proteins below share one genomic window:
- the LOC116047294 gene encoding homocysteine-responsive endoplasmic reticulum-resident ubiquitin-like domain member 2 protein isoform X1 — MDQGVVDSPAVTLVIRAPNQMYDDQTINCCQNWTVKKLKAHLSDVYPCKPSSKDQRLVYSGKLLLDHFTLKDVLRKQDEYHMLHLVCASRTPPSSPKPPCSHSNNPQEDSVGPTPLQNSTSPSTGQHSQSSTGESSDGLRQRSGPFPYHQMYPQFMVHSWNQYSPQSTPPTNMPAYYNPMTLMWWQQLYARQYHMHYQLLAASSQHLRPDQPSTHSNQPDPLTQRPQVDRGRGNQEVQMNAQGGEIMNEEELNRDWLDWVYTFSRAAILLSIVYFYSSFSRFVMVMMAMLVLYLHQAGWFPFNLENELPGDRANQDDMEGELQNHDFEEMEGVMDDGSDDDGESGEEGAEDPNSAPHTGFLSSTWSFIITFFMSLIPEGPPNAAN; from the exons ATGGATCAAGGTGTTGTGGACAGTCCTGCTGTTACCCTTGTCATCAGGGCACCCAACCAGATGTACGATGACCAGACCATCAACTGTTGCCAGAATTGGACCGTGAAGAAACTTAAAGCACACCTGTCAGATGTATACCCATGCAAACCA AGCTCCAAAGACCAGAGGCTGGTGTATTCTGGGAAGCTGCTTTTGGATCACTTTACCTTAAAAGATGTGCTCAGAAAG CAGGATGAGTACCATATGCTCCATCTGGTGTGCGCCTCACGAACCCCTCCCAGCTCGCCGAAGCCCCCCTGCAGCCACAGTAACAATCCTCAGGAGGACTCAGTTGGTCCCACG CCCCTTCAAAACTCTACTAGTCCTTCCACTGGTCAACATAGCCAGTCATCTACAGGAGAGAGCAGTGATGGACTCAGACAGCGATCTGGACCCTTCCCTTACCACCAGATGTATCCACAATTTATGGTACACAG CTGGAATCAGTACTCCCCACAGTCAACTCCTCCCACAAACATGCCCGCCTATTACAACCCCATGACACTAATGTGGTGGCAGCAGTTGTATGCCCGGCAATACCACATGCATTA TCAGTTACTGGCTGCCTCCTCTCAACACCTCAGGCCAGACCAGCCCTCGACTCACTCTAACCAGCCCGACCCTCTGACCCAGCGACCTCAGGTGGATCGGGGCCGTGGCAACCAGGAAGTCCAGATGAACGCCCAGGGAGGGGAGATCATGAACGAGGAGGAGCTGAACCGGGATTGGCTGGACTGGGTGTACACATTTTCACGTGCTGCGATCCTACTCAGTATAGTCTACTTCTACTCCTCCTTCAGTCGGTTTGTCATGGTGATGATGGCCATGCTAGTGCTTTACCT GCATCAGGCCGGCTGGTTTCCCTTCAACCTGGAGAATGAACTCCCTGGAGACAGAGCAAATCAGGACGATATGGAGGGAGAGCTACAAAACCACGACTTTGAGGAAATG GAAGGAGTGATGGATGACGGCTCGGACGATGATGGGGAAAGTggagaggaaggagcagaggatccAAACAGCGCCCCCCACACAGGCTTCCTGTCCTCCACGTGGTCGTTCATCATAACCTTTTTCATGTCACTCATCCCAGAGGGACCGCCAAACGCTGCTAACTGA
- the LOC116047294 gene encoding homocysteine-responsive endoplasmic reticulum-resident ubiquitin-like domain member 2 protein isoform X2, producing the protein MDQGVVDSPAVTLVIRAPNQMYDDQTINCCQNWTVKKLKAHLSDVYPCKPSSKDQRLVYSGKLLLDHFTLKDVLRKDEYHMLHLVCASRTPPSSPKPPCSHSNNPQEDSVGPTPLQNSTSPSTGQHSQSSTGESSDGLRQRSGPFPYHQMYPQFMVHSWNQYSPQSTPPTNMPAYYNPMTLMWWQQLYARQYHMHYQLLAASSQHLRPDQPSTHSNQPDPLTQRPQVDRGRGNQEVQMNAQGGEIMNEEELNRDWLDWVYTFSRAAILLSIVYFYSSFSRFVMVMMAMLVLYLHQAGWFPFNLENELPGDRANQDDMEGELQNHDFEEMEGVMDDGSDDDGESGEEGAEDPNSAPHTGFLSSTWSFIITFFMSLIPEGPPNAAN; encoded by the exons ATGGATCAAGGTGTTGTGGACAGTCCTGCTGTTACCCTTGTCATCAGGGCACCCAACCAGATGTACGATGACCAGACCATCAACTGTTGCCAGAATTGGACCGTGAAGAAACTTAAAGCACACCTGTCAGATGTATACCCATGCAAACCA AGCTCCAAAGACCAGAGGCTGGTGTATTCTGGGAAGCTGCTTTTGGATCACTTTACCTTAAAAGATGTGCTCAGAAAG GATGAGTACCATATGCTCCATCTGGTGTGCGCCTCACGAACCCCTCCCAGCTCGCCGAAGCCCCCCTGCAGCCACAGTAACAATCCTCAGGAGGACTCAGTTGGTCCCACG CCCCTTCAAAACTCTACTAGTCCTTCCACTGGTCAACATAGCCAGTCATCTACAGGAGAGAGCAGTGATGGACTCAGACAGCGATCTGGACCCTTCCCTTACCACCAGATGTATCCACAATTTATGGTACACAG CTGGAATCAGTACTCCCCACAGTCAACTCCTCCCACAAACATGCCCGCCTATTACAACCCCATGACACTAATGTGGTGGCAGCAGTTGTATGCCCGGCAATACCACATGCATTA TCAGTTACTGGCTGCCTCCTCTCAACACCTCAGGCCAGACCAGCCCTCGACTCACTCTAACCAGCCCGACCCTCTGACCCAGCGACCTCAGGTGGATCGGGGCCGTGGCAACCAGGAAGTCCAGATGAACGCCCAGGGAGGGGAGATCATGAACGAGGAGGAGCTGAACCGGGATTGGCTGGACTGGGTGTACACATTTTCACGTGCTGCGATCCTACTCAGTATAGTCTACTTCTACTCCTCCTTCAGTCGGTTTGTCATGGTGATGATGGCCATGCTAGTGCTTTACCT GCATCAGGCCGGCTGGTTTCCCTTCAACCTGGAGAATGAACTCCCTGGAGACAGAGCAAATCAGGACGATATGGAGGGAGAGCTACAAAACCACGACTTTGAGGAAATG GAAGGAGTGATGGATGACGGCTCGGACGATGATGGGGAAAGTggagaggaaggagcagaggatccAAACAGCGCCCCCCACACAGGCTTCCTGTCCTCCACGTGGTCGTTCATCATAACCTTTTTCATGTCACTCATCCCAGAGGGACCGCCAAACGCTGCTAACTGA
- the LOC116047294 gene encoding homocysteine-responsive endoplasmic reticulum-resident ubiquitin-like domain member 2 protein isoform X3: MYTHANQLARIGNRQFKLLNGRTVNAGFKRTHLTLLHCESSKDQRLVYSGKLLLDHFTLKDVLRKQDEYHMLHLVCASRTPPSSPKPPCSHSNNPQEDSVGPTPLQNSTSPSTGQHSQSSTGESSDGLRQRSGPFPYHQMYPQFMVHSWNQYSPQSTPPTNMPAYYNPMTLMWWQQLYARQYHMHYQLLAASSQHLRPDQPSTHSNQPDPLTQRPQVDRGRGNQEVQMNAQGGEIMNEEELNRDWLDWVYTFSRAAILLSIVYFYSSFSRFVMVMMAMLVLYLHQAGWFPFNLENELPGDRANQDDMEGELQNHDFEEMEGVMDDGSDDDGESGEEGAEDPNSAPHTGFLSSTWSFIITFFMSLIPEGPPNAAN; this comes from the exons ATGTATACCCATGCAAACCA GTTGGCCAGGATTGGAAATAGGCAATTTAAACTCCTGAATGGTCGTACAGTGAATGCAGGCTTTAAGAGGACACACCTGACCTTGTTGCACTGCGAG AGCTCCAAAGACCAGAGGCTGGTGTATTCTGGGAAGCTGCTTTTGGATCACTTTACCTTAAAAGATGTGCTCAGAAAG CAGGATGAGTACCATATGCTCCATCTGGTGTGCGCCTCACGAACCCCTCCCAGCTCGCCGAAGCCCCCCTGCAGCCACAGTAACAATCCTCAGGAGGACTCAGTTGGTCCCACG CCCCTTCAAAACTCTACTAGTCCTTCCACTGGTCAACATAGCCAGTCATCTACAGGAGAGAGCAGTGATGGACTCAGACAGCGATCTGGACCCTTCCCTTACCACCAGATGTATCCACAATTTATGGTACACAG CTGGAATCAGTACTCCCCACAGTCAACTCCTCCCACAAACATGCCCGCCTATTACAACCCCATGACACTAATGTGGTGGCAGCAGTTGTATGCCCGGCAATACCACATGCATTA TCAGTTACTGGCTGCCTCCTCTCAACACCTCAGGCCAGACCAGCCCTCGACTCACTCTAACCAGCCCGACCCTCTGACCCAGCGACCTCAGGTGGATCGGGGCCGTGGCAACCAGGAAGTCCAGATGAACGCCCAGGGAGGGGAGATCATGAACGAGGAGGAGCTGAACCGGGATTGGCTGGACTGGGTGTACACATTTTCACGTGCTGCGATCCTACTCAGTATAGTCTACTTCTACTCCTCCTTCAGTCGGTTTGTCATGGTGATGATGGCCATGCTAGTGCTTTACCT GCATCAGGCCGGCTGGTTTCCCTTCAACCTGGAGAATGAACTCCCTGGAGACAGAGCAAATCAGGACGATATGGAGGGAGAGCTACAAAACCACGACTTTGAGGAAATG GAAGGAGTGATGGATGACGGCTCGGACGATGATGGGGAAAGTggagaggaaggagcagaggatccAAACAGCGCCCCCCACACAGGCTTCCTGTCCTCCACGTGGTCGTTCATCATAACCTTTTTCATGTCACTCATCCCAGAGGGACCGCCAAACGCTGCTAACTGA